A part of Lactobacillus sp. ESL0700 genomic DNA contains:
- a CDS encoding PTS sugar transporter subunit IIB yields MAVEFCRIDDRLIHGQVVTTWLNVKQIEQVIIVDDKVAADKIQSNVLKMSVPRNVKLHIFTTEKFLKIVPNNPVTRRTMLLFASPFTVEDIVASGYMIPKLNIGGIRGNDERKQYTKAVFLTDDERAALEKLLEQGVDIEIQMVPTDGAEKLSEVLKK; encoded by the coding sequence ATGGCAGTGGAATTTTGTAGAATAGACGATAGATTAATTCATGGACAAGTTGTAACAACTTGGTTAAATGTTAAGCAAATTGAACAAGTTATTATTGTGGATGATAAAGTTGCAGCGGATAAAATTCAATCAAATGTTTTGAAGATGAGTGTCCCACGCAATGTTAAATTACATATCTTCACAACTGAAAAGTTTTTGAAAATTGTACCTAATAATCCAGTAACCAGAAGAACTATGCTCTTATTTGCTTCACCATTTACAGTTGAGGATATTGTTGCTAGTGGTTATATGATACCAAAATTAAACATTGGTGGAATTCGAGGAAATGACGAACGTAAACAATACACTAAAGCGGTATTTTTAACTGATGATGAGCGTGCTGCTTTAGAAAAATTGCTTGAACAGGGTGTAGATATTGAAATTCAAATGGTTCCAACAGATGGAGCTGAAAAACTAAGTGAGGTCTTGAAGAAATGA
- a CDS encoding MurR/RpiR family transcriptional regulator gives MNPLVAIQKNYLIFSKNEKIIADYILQNSPQINNMKIKDLAKKTSTSCASITRFVKKIGCQSYSDMKINIGQHLISTAPEQENDILNEVFDFYQTVIKNTQQMVDQNLIKEFVNLLKKQKQIIVIGASSSGTSARTFGLRLMRMGIDALSIDDPYWMQMRASIATKHDLFFAVSNSGITDCVVKTLNFAKKKEAKIVSITSYLDNPVAQLSDLTFHVYNPRFANNKKFINSQFSNMYLIDILTSYLQEEQSFKEAMQNTRKAIGDK, from the coding sequence TTGAATCCACTAGTTGCTATCCAAAAAAATTATTTAATTTTTTCTAAAAACGAAAAGATAATCGCAGATTATATTTTACAAAATAGTCCTCAAATAAATAATATGAAGATTAAAGACTTGGCAAAAAAGACCTCTACATCTTGTGCTTCAATAACCAGATTTGTTAAAAAAATTGGTTGCCAAAGTTATTCAGACATGAAGATTAATATTGGACAACATTTAATTAGTACTGCTCCTGAACAAGAAAATGACATTTTAAATGAAGTATTTGATTTTTATCAAACAGTTATAAAAAATACTCAGCAAATGGTAGACCAAAATTTGATTAAAGAATTCGTAAATCTATTAAAAAAGCAAAAGCAAATTATTGTAATTGGTGCTAGTAGTTCAGGTACCTCTGCTCGAACCTTTGGCTTAAGATTAATGAGAATGGGCATTGATGCTTTAAGTATTGATGATCCGTACTGGATGCAAATGCGAGCAAGCATTGCTACTAAGCATGATTTGTTTTTTGCAGTATCCAATAGTGGTATAACTGATTGCGTTGTTAAAACACTAAATTTTGCAAAGAAGAAAGAAGCAAAAATTGTTTCTATTACAAGTTATTTAGATAATCCAGTAGCTCAATTAAGTGACCTTACTTTTCATGTATATAATCCTAGGTTTGCCAATAACAAAAAATTTATAAATTCCCAATTTTCAAACATGTATTTGATTGATATTTTGACCTCATACTTACAAGAAGAACAAAGTTTTAAAGAAGCCATGCAAAATACTAGAAAGGCTATCGGAGATAAATAA
- a CDS encoding tyrosine-protein phosphatase — protein MKEQPYVLSNIYMKRDSDKLMIKLLNSTQKQYQLLAGSQPSAENITTILATSNNGDFEVIVPRKELPKYFIIKASDNSFSTNIFAERVIPLANAINVRDMGGYEANDGRFLKWGVLFRGDQLSKLDEDDQKLLTNYNLRTLVDYRSPHERQYHPNKFIPTVLQVLNCDPQSSFSEAAANVVDLKGENEKLVESIENGEVPEKYLNDRGENVIASYEDLVTSPIAQKAYGRLLKAIVREENLPLFHHCRGGKDRTGFGSMLVLLMLNIKDEDIIHDYLLTKIIRKERNQLKYDLYHQLVQKKEYLDYLMAMIDTREDYIKAAMNKIRKDFGSSDNYFQQHFGLTMAEINQARDFYLEEGIQHGE, from the coding sequence ATGAAAGAACAACCGTATGTTTTATCTAATATTTATATGAAGCGGGATTCTGATAAGTTAATGATTAAGTTGCTAAATTCGACCCAAAAGCAATATCAATTATTAGCGGGCTCACAACCTTCTGCAGAAAATATTACTACAATTTTAGCCACTAGCAATAATGGCGATTTTGAGGTAATTGTACCACGTAAGGAATTACCTAAATATTTTATAATCAAAGCTAGTGATAATAGTTTCTCAACTAATATTTTTGCTGAAAGAGTCATCCCACTTGCTAACGCAATTAACGTTCGTGACATGGGTGGCTATGAAGCAAATGACGGGCGATTTCTAAAATGGGGCGTACTATTTCGTGGTGATCAACTATCAAAACTTGATGAAGATGACCAAAAGCTTTTAACTAATTATAATTTGCGTACCCTTGTTGATTATCGCTCACCACATGAACGTCAGTATCATCCTAATAAGTTTATTCCGACTGTTTTACAGGTATTAAATTGTGATCCACAGTCTAGTTTTTCTGAGGCTGCTGCTAATGTAGTTGATCTTAAGGGGGAAAACGAAAAATTAGTTGAGTCCATTGAAAATGGCGAGGTTCCAGAAAAATATCTTAATGACCGTGGCGAGAATGTAATTGCTAGTTACGAAGATTTAGTAACATCACCGATTGCTCAAAAAGCATACGGACGGTTACTCAAAGCAATTGTTCGTGAGGAAAATTTACCATTGTTCCATCATTGTCGGGGAGGCAAGGATAGAACAGGATTTGGCTCTATGTTAGTTTTGCTAATGCTAAATATTAAAGATGAAGATATTATTCATGACTATTTGTTGACTAAAATCATTCGTAAAGAGCGGAATCAATTAAAGTATGACTTATATCATCAATTAGTTCAGAAGAAAGAATATCTTGACTATTTAATGGCTATGATTGATACAAGAGAAGATTACATTAAAGCCGCTATGAATAAAATCAGAAAAGATTTTGGCAGTTCTGATAACTATTTCCAACAACATTTTGGATTAACAATGGCAGAAATTAACCAAGCCAGAGATTTTTATTTGGAAGAGGGGATACAGCATGGAGAATAA
- a CDS encoding PTS system mannose/fructose/sorbose family transporter subunit IID, producing MIEEKMIAPEHKLNNRDIWRMFMRLNTMRITLNYETLQGVGFMRAIAPALAKIYPDKKDLSEAMKRQLVFYNSHVNFDAVILGLTAAMEETTSPDEKDGINPLKTGLMGPLAGLGDSLIKFTWLPIVGSIGASLAFGGSIFGPILMFILYNIINMGMRYYAVSFGYKKGIDFLNNNQQSDVIQRISTMANVVGLMVVGALISTVIKVKTPLKIAVHSNVSSKVGNNVIGVQTMLDKIMPGLLSLLVTVAVYYILKKMNGKHAALTIVIMMVLVVGLTYLHIL from the coding sequence ATGATAGAAGAGAAAATGATCGCGCCAGAACATAAATTAAATAATCGCGATATTTGGCGCATGTTTATGCGTCTGAATACAATGCGAATTACATTAAACTATGAAACTTTACAAGGCGTTGGCTTCATGCGTGCAATTGCACCTGCATTAGCAAAAATTTATCCTGATAAAAAAGACTTATCAGAAGCTATGAAACGTCAACTAGTATTCTATAATTCGCATGTTAACTTTGATGCTGTTATTTTAGGTTTGACTGCCGCAATGGAAGAAACTACTTCACCAGATGAAAAAGATGGTATTAATCCCTTGAAGACAGGATTAATGGGACCTTTAGCTGGTTTAGGTGATAGTTTAATTAAATTTACTTGGTTACCAATTGTAGGTAGTATTGGGGCTTCGTTAGCTTTTGGTGGTAGTATTTTTGGCCCAATTTTGATGTTTATTTTATATAACATCATTAACATGGGAATGAGATATTATGCAGTTTCATTTGGTTATAAAAAAGGAATTGATTTCTTAAATAATAATCAACAAAGCGACGTAATTCAACGTATTTCGACAATGGCAAATGTTGTTGGATTAATGGTTGTTGGTGCATTGATTTCAACTGTTATCAAAGTAAAGACACCATTAAAAATTGCGGTTCATTCCAATGTTTCTAGCAAAGTAGGTAATAATGTAATTGGTGTTCAGACTATGCTGGATAAAATAATGCCAGGATTATTGAGCTTATTGGTAACCGTTGCTGTTTATTATATTTTGAAAAAGATGAACGGTAAACACGCAGCGTTAACAATTGTCATTATGATGGTACTTGTTGTTGGCCTGACTTATCTACATATTTTATAA
- a CDS encoding PRD domain-containing protein, translating to MKLVRRINNNVIQVNDQGISKIVIGSGIGFKAYPGQTVDPKRIEQVFLPKPNEDVEQFISMISSLSLDVLSVSRAIFKMAIDGYNLKLSQNFIISLADHLQYAEERLTEGIIIKQPLEIEVKQYFPIECKVATNALVLINKKMSTPFPEEEMVSIALHLINSERASDTEVTAIELTELISMTKKTIENTFKTKIDESTISFARFVSHLRYYLARQLENKKSSGTLIDPNLIKIIKEKYGKAYGCAEKINELMMKNYKFEANENETVFLTVHINRLVRKKEDEIS from the coding sequence ATGAAACTCGTTCGAAGAATAAATAATAACGTAATTCAGGTAAATGACCAGGGCATTTCAAAAATTGTAATTGGTTCTGGTATTGGTTTTAAAGCATATCCCGGACAAACAGTTGATCCAAAAAGGATTGAACAAGTTTTTTTACCCAAGCCTAACGAAGATGTTGAACAATTTATTTCGATGATTAGTTCGCTTTCATTAGATGTTCTTTCAGTATCTAGAGCAATTTTTAAAATGGCGATTGATGGCTATAATCTCAAGCTATCGCAAAACTTTATTATTTCTTTGGCAGATCATCTGCAGTACGCAGAAGAAAGACTAACTGAAGGAATAATAATTAAGCAGCCTCTTGAAATAGAGGTTAAGCAATATTTTCCAATAGAGTGTAAAGTGGCAACTAATGCACTTGTGTTAATTAATAAAAAAATGTCTACCCCTTTTCCAGAAGAAGAGATGGTGTCGATTGCTTTGCATTTAATTAATTCAGAAAGAGCTAGTGATACCGAAGTGACGGCAATAGAATTGACAGAACTTATCTCAATGACTAAGAAAACTATTGAAAACACTTTTAAGACAAAAATTGACGAGTCAACTATTTCATTCGCACGCTTTGTTTCGCATTTAAGATATTATCTTGCACGTCAACTAGAAAATAAAAAAAGTTCTGGAACTTTAATTGACCCAAATTTAATCAAGATTATAAAAGAAAAATATGGCAAGGCGTATGGTTGTGCTGAAAAAATCAATGAATTAATGATGAAAAATTATAAGTTTGAGGCTAATGAAAATGAAACAGTATTTCTCACTGTCCACATTAATAGATTAGTCCGTAAGAAAGAGGATGAAATATCATGA
- a CDS encoding PTS sugar transporter subunit IIC, whose product MKVLILTILAFLLGIDNVSTKMFRRPLLMAPLVGLILGNLQASLAIGATLEIMWMGIGDVGAYMAPDLITGTMISTSLAIMGNTNGSISTMIATAITLAVPTSILAQQLLVLIETVNCSLNGWAKRLADNADVKGTYWLTWPSAILYGLACGFPTFLALQFGAGAIQQAINDLPKFIVNGLSTAGSIIPAVGIALLMMTMLKKSELWMFVILGFVFSSYMKLDILPITLIALVFAFLYERATREPEVKAVAGNTGEINNSESQVDEDAEDYDL is encoded by the coding sequence ATGAAAGTCTTAATTCTAACTATTTTAGCCTTCTTATTAGGAATTGATAATGTTAGTACCAAGATGTTTAGACGACCACTACTGATGGCACCGCTAGTTGGCCTTATTTTAGGAAATTTACAGGCTAGTTTAGCAATTGGTGCTACTCTTGAAATAATGTGGATGGGTATCGGTGACGTTGGTGCTTACATGGCTCCTGATTTAATTACTGGTACGATGATTAGTACATCCCTAGCTATTATGGGTAATACCAATGGATCAATTTCAACGATGATTGCTACAGCTATTACTTTAGCAGTTCCAACTTCAATTTTAGCCCAACAATTATTGGTTTTAATTGAAACAGTAAACTGTTCTCTTAATGGCTGGGCTAAAAGATTAGCTGATAATGCAGATGTTAAGGGCACATATTGGCTAACATGGCCTTCTGCAATCTTATACGGGTTAGCTTGTGGTTTCCCAACATTTTTAGCTTTACAATTTGGTGCTGGTGCGATTCAACAAGCTATCAATGATCTACCGAAATTTATTGTTAATGGCTTGAGCACAGCTGGTTCGATTATCCCTGCAGTCGGGATCGCATTATTGATGATGACAATGCTTAAAAAGAGCGAATTGTGGATGTTCGTTATTTTAGGATTTGTATTTTCTTCATACATGAAATTGGATATTTTACCAATTACATTAATCGCATTAGTATTTGCATTTTTATACGAACGAGCAACTCGTGAACCTGAAGTTAAGGCAGTAGCTGGTAATACAGGTGAAATTAATAATTCTGAAAGTCAAGTTGATGAAGATGCGGAGGATTATGACTTATGA
- a CDS encoding PTS sugar transporter subunit IIB, which produces MAKINIMLNCNQGMSTSLLVTKMQEAAKSQEIDANIFACAASEADKFIQKGDIDCILLGPQVKYMKNDFINNKAKGTGRNGKDIPVDVISIQDYGMMKGKEVLNNAIRLINA; this is translated from the coding sequence ATGGCTAAAATTAATATCATGTTGAATTGTAATCAAGGCATGAGCACTTCCCTGTTGGTTACAAAAATGCAAGAAGCAGCAAAAAGTCAAGAAATCGATGCGAATATTTTTGCATGTGCCGCTTCCGAAGCAGACAAGTTTATTCAAAAAGGCGACATTGACTGTATTCTTTTAGGGCCACAAGTAAAATACATGAAAAATGATTTTATTAATAACAAAGCTAAAGGAACTGGTAGGAATGGCAAAGATATACCAGTTGATGTCATTAGCATTCAAGACTATGGCATGATGAAAGGCAAAGAAGTCTTAAATAACGCTATTAGATTAATTAATGCGTAA
- a CDS encoding Cof-type HAD-IIB family hydrolase encodes MNVINKEIKLIGIDVDNTLVNAKKEITPEVKDTISAARSQGIKVVICTGRALSGVTKYLKELEINNRNDEYIVGFNGAVVQCTNGKLLSEKHLSYQDYLVLEEISRKEQLHFQAVDAERIYTANRDIGHYSVYNSRIVNMEISYRTKEEMANIPIYKCMFLDKSKLLDKFESDPLFAKANLVSDITRTEPIYLEGVAKNTDKGTGLAILCKHLNIRPENVMTIGDESNDISMIKYAGIGVAMGNAVTDVKKVSNMITNDCEHNGVAKAIQAIL; translated from the coding sequence ATGAATGTAATTAATAAAGAAATTAAGCTTATAGGTATTGATGTTGACAATACTCTAGTTAACGCAAAAAAAGAAATAACTCCGGAGGTAAAAGACACAATATCAGCTGCACGATCACAAGGGATAAAAGTAGTAATTTGTACAGGTAGAGCTTTATCGGGTGTAACAAAGTATCTTAAAGAGTTAGAAATAAATAACCGTAATGACGAATATATTGTCGGTTTTAATGGTGCGGTTGTTCAATGCACAAATGGCAAGCTTTTATCTGAAAAACACCTTTCATATCAAGATTACCTAGTTCTTGAAGAAATAAGCCGAAAAGAGCAGCTGCATTTTCAAGCAGTAGATGCGGAACGTATTTATACTGCTAACCGTGACATTGGCCACTATTCTGTCTACAATTCTCGCATTGTAAACATGGAAATCTCTTATCGAACTAAAGAAGAAATGGCAAATATACCAATTTACAAGTGTATGTTTCTTGATAAGTCTAAATTACTAGACAAATTTGAAAGTGATCCGCTGTTTGCAAAAGCCAATCTAGTTTCAGACATTACTAGAACAGAACCAATCTACCTTGAAGGTGTAGCAAAAAACACAGATAAAGGTACTGGGCTTGCAATTTTATGCAAACACTTAAATATTAGGCCAGAAAATGTTATGACTATTGGGGATGAAAGCAATGATATTTCAATGATTAAATACGCTGGAATTGGTGTAGCAATGGGGAATGCCGTTACTGACGTTAAAAAGGTTTCTAACATGATAACCAATGATTGCGAACATAATGGGGTGGCCAAAGCTATTCAAGCAATTCTTTAA
- a CDS encoding ester cyclase, which produces MSNKELIIKFYNEVFTNHDLSNLDDYMADNYRQHSPEVADKKSGFIAFIKQFWQFNPKIEMLAVTSDENMVQVFFKCTLENGHINKVCDIYRIANGKLQEHWDVIEHNVEDKKTVSGNSIF; this is translated from the coding sequence ATGTCAAATAAAGAATTAATCATAAAATTTTACAATGAAGTTTTTACTAATCACGATTTAAGTAATTTAGACGATTATATGGCTGATAATTATCGTCAGCATAGTCCAGAAGTTGCCGATAAAAAGAGCGGTTTTATCGCATTTATCAAACAGTTTTGGCAGTTTAATCCTAAAATTGAGATGCTTGCAGTAACTAGTGACGAAAATATGGTACAGGTGTTTTTCAAATGTACGCTCGAAAATGGGCACATCAATAAAGTGTGTGATATTTATAGGATTGCAAACGGAAAACTGCAGGAGCACTGGGATGTGATTGAGCATAATGTTGAAGATAAAAAGACAGTCAGTGGTAATTCAATTTTTTAG
- a CDS encoding PTS sugar transporter subunit IIA, protein MENKTPGVAVILASHGYLAKEALRSAEMIVGKQDNCAYLAVTENLNLEQAKAQMQQMFTDLDTSKGTIILVDILGGTPSNVSGTFCLEKDNVLVLSGLNLPMLLDLFTNRDRSLDELAESLTNSYNMGFQNISERFKEEEQEDDGSGIL, encoded by the coding sequence ATGGAGAATAAGACACCTGGTGTTGCAGTTATTTTAGCAAGTCATGGATATTTAGCAAAAGAAGCACTTCGAAGTGCAGAAATGATCGTTGGAAAGCAAGATAATTGTGCATATTTGGCAGTTACAGAGAATCTAAATTTAGAACAAGCTAAAGCTCAAATGCAACAAATGTTTACAGATTTAGATACGAGTAAGGGGACTATTATTCTGGTTGATATTTTAGGTGGTACTCCATCTAATGTTAGTGGCACTTTTTGCTTGGAAAAAGACAACGTTCTAGTATTAAGTGGCTTAAATTTACCAATGTTGCTAGATTTATTTACTAATCGTGATAGGTCACTTGATGAATTAGCAGAGTCGCTTACTAATTCATATAATATGGGTTTTCAAAATATATCAGAAAGATTTAAAGAAGAGGAGCAAGAAGACGATGGCAGTGGAATTTTGTAG
- a CDS encoding PTS lactose/cellobiose transporter subunit IIA produces MTELTDKQQEALQAAMTLIANGGNAKSLAFEAIREAKKGNFEEARNKLKESDKSLLEAHNSQTAMLTREAQGNHTQVTLLTVHSQDHMMNAITFRDLAGEMVDLYEKLYKSNVIKK; encoded by the coding sequence ATGACTGAATTAACTGATAAACAACAAGAAGCTCTGCAAGCGGCAATGACTTTGATTGCTAACGGAGGTAATGCGAAGAGTCTAGCTTTTGAAGCTATTAGAGAAGCCAAAAAAGGCAATTTCGAAGAAGCACGTAATAAGCTAAAAGAGTCAGATAAATCACTTTTAGAAGCTCATAATTCGCAAACTGCTATGCTTACTAGAGAAGCTCAAGGGAATCATACTCAGGTCACGCTGTTAACCGTTCACTCGCAAGACCATATGATGAACGCTATTACATTCCGAGACTTAGCTGGCGAAATGGTTGACCTTTACGAAAAGCTTTATAAAAGTAATGTAATTAAGAAATAA